From one Dermacentor andersoni chromosome 1, qqDerAnde1_hic_scaffold, whole genome shotgun sequence genomic stretch:
- the LOC126547916 gene encoding uncharacterized protein, whose protein sequence is MRLLLVSLLICALAGACLAGLVAYGGGGGYGGGGGYGGGHSYGKSLPGPSFLIKTQHHVSKVSHGGPILSNYDLGVSYGGGHGGGYGGGYGHGWH, encoded by the exons ATGAGGCTCCTG TTGGTTTCCCTGCTCATTTGCGCCCTTGCCGGTGCCTGCTTAGCCGGATTGGTCGCATACGGAGGAGGCGGCGGCTATGGAGGAGGCGGCGGCTACGGAGGCGGCCATAGCTACGGCAAATCATTGCCGGGACCGTCCTTCCTGATCAAGACCCAGCACCACGTTAGCAAAGTGAGCCACGGAGGACCAATCCTCAGCAACTACGACCTCGGAGTCTCCTACGGTGGCGGACACGGCGGTGGCTACGGTGGCGGCTATGGCCACGGGTGGCACTGA